The proteins below come from a single Mesobacillus jeotgali genomic window:
- a CDS encoding ABC transporter permease gives MFNPQHLWKERFGTFAKETGSYLRYIFNGHLVIVVLFLLGTAAFYYQEWIDTLQPEFPAAWVMALILATVLTYSPIQTFLTEADKIFLLPLETRLDDYFRKSIIFSLSLQSYLLLIILAVLMPLHVKIHGADFKSFFILLVALILIKWFNILIRWNVQHFIERNVKLTDSIIRFSINVVLLYFIFSGAQLIFAAVPIAALILLYLYYQKQAKDKGLKWEQLIEDEERRMNAFYRVANMFTDVPKLRDRTKRRKWLDWLVNIFPYKQDLAFSHLYLRTFARSGDYFGLLVRLTLIGGTALYFLTYGPGQIFLALLFMYLTGFQLLPLWNHHQNKLWVSLYPVPENARKKSFTSLLLGIMIFQASVFAGTVLIKGEWLSAAIVLASGIAFSLFFVYFYSQSKLKS, from the coding sequence ATGTTTAATCCGCAGCACTTATGGAAGGAGCGATTCGGTACTTTTGCCAAGGAAACCGGAAGCTACCTGCGATACATTTTTAATGGCCATTTAGTGATTGTCGTCCTGTTTTTATTGGGGACAGCGGCATTCTACTATCAAGAGTGGATTGATACGCTGCAGCCTGAATTCCCTGCCGCTTGGGTAATGGCATTGATTCTTGCGACGGTACTTACATACAGCCCAATCCAGACATTTTTGACCGAGGCAGATAAAATATTTCTATTGCCGCTTGAAACCAGATTGGATGATTATTTCAGGAAATCAATCATATTCAGCCTGAGCCTGCAATCCTATTTATTGCTGATCATACTCGCGGTGCTGATGCCGCTCCATGTAAAAATACATGGTGCTGACTTCAAATCGTTTTTCATCTTATTGGTCGCACTCATCCTGATAAAATGGTTCAATATCCTGATCCGCTGGAATGTACAGCATTTTATCGAGAGAAATGTAAAATTGACTGACAGCATCATTCGTTTTTCAATCAATGTGGTGCTTTTGTATTTTATCTTCTCAGGAGCCCAGCTGATTTTTGCTGCAGTTCCGATTGCTGCCTTGATCCTGTTGTATTTGTATTATCAAAAACAGGCAAAGGACAAGGGCTTGAAGTGGGAGCAGCTGATCGAGGACGAAGAAAGACGGATGAACGCCTTTTACCGTGTGGCCAATATGTTTACAGATGTTCCGAAGCTGCGGGACCGCACGAAAAGGAGGAAGTGGCTCGACTGGCTGGTTAACATCTTTCCGTATAAGCAGGACCTGGCCTTCAGCCATCTTTACTTAAGGACCTTCGCCAGGTCCGGTGATTATTTCGGATTGCTTGTCCGCCTTACACTAATAGGGGGAACAGCACTTTATTTCCTTACTTATGGGCCAGGGCAAATTTTTCTTGCATTGCTTTTCATGTATTTGACAGGGTTCCAGCTTTTGCCGTTATGGAACCATCACCAAAACAAACTATGGGTAAGTCTGTATCCAGTGCCGGAGAATGCTAGAAAGAAATCCTTTACAAGCCTGTTATTGGGAATCATGATTTTCCAGGCATCTGTATTTGCGGGGACTGTCCTAATTAAAGGAGAATGGCTGTCAGCAGCAATCGTATTGGCATCCGGAATCGCGTTCTCGCTGTTTTTTGTCTATTTTTACAGCCAGAGCAAGCTGAAATCCTGA
- a CDS encoding YjcZ family sporulation protein, with the protein MGAGYGGGFALIVVLFILLIIVGAAWL; encoded by the coding sequence ATGGGTGCAGGATACGGCGGCGGCTTTGCGTTAATTGTCGTGTTATTCATTCTGTTAATCATCGTGGGTGCAGCTTGGCTTTAA
- a CDS encoding HIT family protein — protein MSDCIFCKIINGDIPSAKVYEDDNVLAFLDISQVTKGHTLVIPKVHKENVYELTDEIAADVFKAVPKVANAIKAAYDPIGLNVLQNNGEAAGQSVFHFHMHLIPRYGNGDGFGAVWKTHQDQYTSDDYQKIAAEINSKI, from the coding sequence ATGAGCGATTGTATTTTTTGTAAAATCATTAATGGAGATATCCCTTCTGCCAAGGTGTATGAGGATGACAATGTCCTTGCCTTCCTCGATATCAGCCAGGTAACGAAAGGACATACACTTGTCATCCCTAAAGTACATAAGGAAAATGTTTATGAATTAACCGATGAAATTGCCGCGGATGTATTCAAGGCCGTTCCAAAAGTCGCCAATGCAATCAAAGCTGCATACGACCCAATCGGATTGAATGTTCTTCAAAATAACGGTGAAGCAGCCGGCCAATCTGTCTTCCACTTCCATATGCACTTGATTCCGCGCTATGGCAATGGTGATGGCTTCGGCGCAGTCTGGAAAACACACCAGGATCAATACACTTCGGACGATTATCAAAAAATCGCAGCTGAAATCAACAGCAAGATTTAG
- a CDS encoding YtxH domain-containing protein: protein MKSKNVLTGMVIGGVVAGIATLLAAPKSGYETRRTLLANKNEYIGSIKDIKDSAMELKNTVATASKEGKASIQTFITDVKTAIFEWKLETEENKKGLQEDVKEIEDSIKELETELAAANSKEK from the coding sequence ATGAAATCGAAAAATGTTTTAACAGGAATGGTTATAGGTGGGGTTGTAGCAGGAATTGCAACGCTGCTTGCAGCACCAAAGTCAGGATATGAGACCAGGAGAACCCTTCTGGCTAATAAAAATGAATACATTGGATCCATCAAGGATATAAAGGATTCGGCTATGGAATTGAAAAATACAGTGGCCACCGCTTCCAAGGAAGGCAAAGCTTCCATCCAAACATTTATCACTGATGTAAAGACAGCTATTTTTGAGTGGAAGCTTGAAACGGAGGAAAATAAGAAAGGTCTTCAGGAGGATGTCAAGGAGATTGAGGATTCAATTAAAGAATTGGAAACTGAATTGGCTGCTGCTAATTCCAAAGAAAAATAA
- a CDS encoding YjcZ family sporulation protein, producing the protein MSGGGHGYGGGFALLVVLFILLIIIGASWL; encoded by the coding sequence ATGTCTGGAGGAGGACATGGATATGGCGGCGGCTTTGCTTTGCTCGTTGTCTTGTTCATTCTGTTAATCATCATCGGTGCATCTTGGCTGTAA
- a CDS encoding tryptophan transporter encodes MNTKNLVALSLLVGMGAVLHTVVPGFFLGMKPDMMLTMMFLGIILFPDKKSVLLVGVVTGLISGLTTTFPGGLVPNIIDKPVTAFVFFGILMALKNFRFSIYTAAGLTAIGTIVSGIVFLGSAYFLIGLPGPFTALFAAVVLPAAAFNAVFMAILYPVATNIFKRAKLAEIN; translated from the coding sequence ATGAATACGAAGAATCTTGTTGCATTGTCACTTTTAGTGGGGATGGGAGCCGTCTTGCATACGGTGGTACCAGGTTTTTTCCTTGGGATGAAGCCTGATATGATGCTGACGATGATGTTCCTTGGAATCATCCTGTTTCCTGACAAAAAGAGTGTACTGTTAGTTGGAGTCGTCACTGGACTGATCTCTGGATTGACTACTACATTCCCTGGAGGCCTTGTCCCGAACATAATCGACAAGCCTGTCACTGCGTTCGTCTTTTTCGGAATCCTGATGGCGCTGAAAAATTTCAGATTTTCCATTTATACTGCAGCTGGCCTTACAGCGATTGGAACCATAGTGTCAGGAATCGTTTTCCTCGGTTCTGCCTATTTCCTTATCGGTCTGCCAGGACCATTCACTGCATTATTCGCGGCGGTTGTCCTACCAGCAGCAGCCTTCAACGCTGTTTTCATGGCCATTCTTTATCCTGTGGCAACGAACATTTTTAAAAGAGCAAAGCTTGCTGAAATCAATTAA
- the serC gene encoding 3-phosphoserine/phosphohydroxythreonine transaminase codes for MKRALNFNAGPAALPEAVLAKAEKEMMNYLGCGMGVMELSHRSNEFEEINERTKNLLRGLLNIPDDYEILFLQGGASLQFSMVPMNLLEEGSAASYVLTGTWSEKALKEAQKIGKAVTAASSKHDNYRSIPSTSEIDIQAESSYLHITTNNTIYGTQWHSFPEGLPNPLVADMSSDILSRPLKLSSFGLIYAGAQKNLGPSGVTVVIIQKDLLKRSEPGLPSMLNYQVHAESKSLYNTPPTLSIYFLMLVLEWAEALGGVKQLELMSKHKSALLYDAIDRSDGFYTGHAEKESRSRMNITFTLESDDLTTAFLHEAEESGFTGLGGHRSVGGCRASIYNAVPLENVEKLADFMNSFRSRN; via the coding sequence TTGAAACGAGCTCTCAATTTTAATGCTGGCCCAGCTGCATTGCCTGAGGCTGTACTGGCGAAAGCGGAGAAAGAAATGATGAATTACCTGGGCTGCGGCATGGGCGTAATGGAGCTTAGCCATCGCAGCAATGAATTTGAAGAAATAAATGAACGTACAAAAAATTTGCTAAGGGGTCTGCTCAACATTCCTGATGATTATGAGATTCTTTTTCTCCAGGGTGGTGCAAGCCTGCAGTTCTCAATGGTACCAATGAACCTTCTTGAGGAAGGCTCGGCTGCAAGTTATGTCCTTACTGGCACATGGTCAGAGAAAGCGCTCAAAGAAGCTCAGAAGATTGGAAAGGCAGTGACTGCCGCTTCATCCAAACATGACAACTACAGATCAATCCCCAGCACATCAGAAATCGATATACAAGCTGAATCTTCATACCTCCACATCACGACGAACAATACCATCTATGGAACCCAGTGGCATTCCTTTCCTGAGGGGCTGCCTAATCCGCTCGTTGCTGACATGTCCAGTGACATTCTCAGCAGGCCGCTAAAGCTATCATCATTTGGTCTTATCTATGCAGGTGCACAGAAAAACCTCGGCCCATCAGGTGTCACAGTCGTCATTATCCAAAAGGACTTGCTTAAGCGCTCTGAACCAGGTCTGCCTTCTATGCTCAATTATCAGGTTCACGCTGAGTCAAAATCGCTTTACAACACTCCCCCAACATTATCGATTTATTTCCTGATGCTGGTGCTCGAATGGGCTGAAGCTCTTGGCGGAGTAAAACAGCTTGAACTTATGAGCAAGCACAAATCTGCACTGCTTTATGATGCCATAGACAGAAGTGATGGGTTCTATACCGGTCATGCCGAAAAAGAAAGCCGTTCACGAATGAATATCACCTTTACACTCGAAAGTGATGATTTAACTACAGCCTTCCTGCATGAAGCGGAGGAATCCGGCTTCACAGGGCTTGGCGGCCACAGGTCCGTCGGCGGCTGCAGAGCATCGATCTATAACGCTGTTCCTCTTGAAAACGTCGAGAAACTTGCTGATTTCATGAATTCATTCAGAAGCAGAAATTAA
- a CDS encoding HTH-type transcriptional regulator Hpr has protein sequence MGDKNYSMKEAMMFSQRIAQLSKALWKSVEKDWQQWIKPFDLNINEHHILWIAYHLNGASISDVAKFGVMHVSTAFNFSKKLEERGYLKFSKKESDKRNTYIQLTEEGEGVLLALMESYEPDSNAVFSGAMPLKELYGKFPDIIEIMAIVRNIYGDDFMEIFEKSFSNIDKKFSDEDGTLKKIDPAEKEYA, from the coding sequence ATGGGAGATAAAAATTATTCTATGAAAGAAGCAATGATGTTTAGCCAAAGAATTGCCCAGTTGAGCAAGGCCCTATGGAAGTCTGTTGAGAAGGACTGGCAGCAATGGATTAAACCATTCGACCTGAATATCAATGAGCATCATATTTTATGGATTGCTTATCATTTGAATGGGGCTTCGATTTCTGATGTGGCAAAGTTTGGAGTCATGCATGTTTCCACTGCTTTCAACTTCTCGAAAAAGCTTGAGGAGCGCGGATATTTAAAGTTTTCCAAAAAGGAAAGCGATAAGAGAAATACGTATATCCAGCTTACGGAAGAAGGCGAAGGCGTATTGCTCGCTTTGATGGAAAGCTATGAACCAGACAGTAACGCTGTTTTTTCAGGGGCAATGCCATTGAAGGAGCTATATGGAAAATTCCCGGACATCATTGAAATTATGGCAATTGTCCGCAATATTTATGGAGATGACTTTATGGAAATATTCGAGAAGTCTTTTTCTAATATTGACAAGAAGTTTTCTGATGAAGACGGTACACTTAAGAAGATAGATCCAGCTGAGAAGGAGTATGCTTGA
- a CDS encoding ABC transporter ATP-binding protein: MSLLEINEVTGGYTRNPVLKNVSFTVNKNEIVGLIGLNGAGKSTTIKHVIGLMEPHKGDIKINGRTFLEGKEEYRKQFTFVPETPILYEELTLEEHLRLTAMAYGLEEREYEQRIDALLKEFRMSKRLKWFPAHFSKGMKQKVMIMCAFLVQPSLYIVDEPFVGLDPLGIQSLLDLMDKMKENGAGILMSTHILATAERYCDRFVILHNGEVRAHGTLEELREQFKMPGATLDDLYIQLTKEEDYV; encoded by the coding sequence ATGTCTTTATTGGAAATTAACGAGGTAACCGGCGGATATACACGAAATCCGGTTTTGAAAAATGTAAGCTTCACTGTCAATAAGAATGAAATTGTGGGATTGATCGGACTGAACGGTGCCGGAAAAAGTACGACAATCAAGCATGTAATCGGTCTGATGGAGCCGCATAAGGGTGACATTAAGATCAATGGCAGGACCTTTTTGGAAGGCAAGGAAGAATACAGGAAGCAGTTCACCTTTGTACCTGAAACCCCTATTCTATATGAAGAATTGACTCTTGAAGAGCATCTGCGGCTGACAGCAATGGCCTATGGGCTTGAGGAGAGGGAGTATGAACAACGCATAGATGCTTTGTTGAAGGAATTCAGGATGAGCAAAAGACTAAAATGGTTCCCGGCCCATTTTTCAAAAGGGATGAAGCAGAAGGTCATGATCATGTGCGCGTTTTTGGTACAACCTTCCCTTTATATTGTCGATGAGCCATTTGTCGGTCTTGATCCGCTTGGAATTCAATCCTTATTGGACCTGATGGACAAGATGAAGGAAAACGGAGCAGGCATTTTGATGTCGACGCATATCCTTGCAACGGCTGAACGATATTGCGATCGTTTTGTCATTCTCCATAATGGAGAAGTAAGGGCGCATGGAACGCTTGAAGAGCTGCGGGAGCAGTTCAAGATGCCTGGTGCGACACTGGATGATTTGTATATCCAACTGACGAAGGAAGAAGACTATGTTTAA